A genomic window from Micromonospora sp. WMMA1947 includes:
- a CDS encoding ComEA family DNA-binding protein — MPDENEPGFGLRPGLPERYGGREHPFGVDPASAEPDADGHGLDDQPAAERSLASRLPGPGAFDPGRRGVRALAAVAAVVVTVAAVWAWRSRPSAEPVQPAAASAEAPVSAATEAVPGVPAPAGTPGQVVVALAGKVRRPGLVRLPAGARVADAIEAAGGALPGVDIALLNPARKVTDGELILVGVTAPPGQAAPGPAAGGAAPGGSAAPAGPVNLNTATLAQLDALPGVGPVLAQRILDHRDRNGGFRSVSDLRQVDGIGDARYEQLKELVTV; from the coding sequence GTGCCGGACGAAAACGAGCCGGGTTTCGGCCTGCGTCCCGGCCTCCCGGAGCGCTACGGCGGGCGGGAGCATCCGTTCGGAGTTGATCCGGCCTCCGCCGAACCGGACGCCGACGGGCACGGGCTCGACGACCAGCCGGCAGCCGAGCGCAGCCTGGCGTCCCGGCTACCCGGTCCCGGGGCGTTCGATCCCGGCCGCCGGGGCGTACGCGCGCTCGCGGCGGTGGCGGCAGTGGTGGTCACAGTGGCCGCCGTCTGGGCGTGGCGCTCCCGTCCCAGCGCCGAGCCCGTCCAGCCGGCCGCGGCGTCCGCCGAGGCGCCGGTGAGCGCGGCGACCGAAGCGGTTCCCGGGGTGCCCGCGCCGGCCGGCACACCCGGTCAGGTGGTCGTCGCGCTGGCCGGCAAGGTCCGCCGCCCCGGCCTCGTCCGCCTGCCGGCCGGTGCGCGAGTGGCCGACGCGATCGAGGCGGCGGGCGGTGCGCTGCCCGGCGTCGACATCGCCCTGCTGAATCCCGCCCGCAAGGTCACCGACGGCGAGCTGATCCTGGTCGGCGTCACCGCCCCACCCGGCCAGGCCGCGCCCGGCCCGGCAGCCGGTGGCGCTGCGCCGGGTGGTTCGGCGGCACCGGCCGGCCCGGTCAACCTGAACACCGCCACGCTGGCCCAGCTCGACGCGCTGCCGGGCGTAGGGCCGGTGCTCGCCCAGCGGATCCTCGACCACCGGGACCGCAACGGCGGGTTCCGGTCGGTGTCCGACCTGCGCCAGGTCGACGGCATCGGCGACGCCCGGTACGAGCAGCTCAAGGAACTGGTGACGGTGTGA
- a CDS encoding recombinase family protein → MGETRPGLRAAVIAVIYARVSDDDKKRRRSVGEQEQECRQDADDQSWTVARVFVDNDRSASRYARKQREEYVKLLDYLAAEHVDVLILWESSRGGRELEGWAGLLNLCRRHQVRIHVVTHRRTYDLENPRDWRTLAEDGVDSAYESEKTRERILRSVRAKAASGKPHGKLLYGYRRTYDDRGNFIAQVIHEEQAEVIREAARRVASGEPCRSIALDFNRRGIPTPRTGEKGWQLSQIGRMLQNPGYIGKRVHLGKIVGDADWPPLLDAETYAVCRSILTDPRRKTQRDTAVRHLLSGPALCDVCGSRLRVQKNRTHYGYVCAAQFCVSVKTTVLEQFVVAVLMARLARPDALDLLNPEREAGSRQRAEDEAKRKRARLEEWYEAAARDEISPAGLASIERTLLAEIEDAERRAEHVDVPPLLRDLVGPGVEQRWERLTIGQQREVVTLLLDLRVGKTYKGARTLDPRRLDNSRWRGSSKTWGEGAL, encoded by the coding sequence ATGGGGGAGACGAGACCGGGTCTGCGGGCCGCAGTTATCGCCGTCATCTACGCGCGGGTGAGCGACGACGACAAGAAGCGGCGCAGGTCGGTCGGCGAGCAAGAGCAGGAGTGCCGGCAAGACGCAGACGACCAGTCATGGACGGTCGCTCGGGTCTTCGTTGACAACGACCGTTCGGCCAGCCGCTACGCCCGCAAGCAGCGGGAAGAGTACGTTAAGTTGCTCGACTACCTCGCCGCTGAGCACGTCGATGTGCTGATCCTGTGGGAGTCGTCGCGTGGTGGGCGGGAGCTTGAGGGTTGGGCTGGCTTGCTCAACCTGTGCCGTCGCCATCAAGTCCGCATCCATGTCGTTACCCATCGGCGGACGTACGACCTTGAGAATCCTCGGGACTGGCGCACCCTCGCAGAGGACGGCGTTGATTCGGCGTACGAGAGTGAGAAGACGCGAGAGCGAATCTTGCGATCCGTGCGCGCCAAGGCTGCCAGCGGGAAGCCGCACGGCAAGCTGCTCTACGGCTACCGGCGGACCTATGACGACCGGGGTAACTTCATCGCTCAGGTCATCCATGAGGAGCAGGCCGAGGTGATCCGGGAGGCTGCTCGGCGGGTCGCCAGCGGGGAGCCTTGCCGGTCGATCGCACTGGACTTCAACCGTCGAGGTATCCCTACACCGAGGACCGGCGAGAAGGGGTGGCAGCTCAGTCAGATCGGCCGGATGTTGCAGAACCCTGGGTACATCGGCAAGCGGGTCCACCTCGGCAAGATCGTGGGTGACGCCGACTGGCCACCCCTGCTCGATGCGGAGACGTATGCCGTGTGCCGGTCGATCCTGACCGATCCGCGGCGGAAGACGCAGCGGGATACCGCCGTGCGCCATCTGCTCTCAGGGCCCGCACTCTGCGACGTATGCGGTTCTCGGCTGCGGGTGCAGAAGAACCGGACGCACTACGGCTATGTGTGCGCCGCGCAGTTCTGCGTCTCGGTGAAGACCACCGTGCTTGAGCAGTTCGTGGTGGCTGTACTCATGGCCCGCTTGGCGCGGCCGGATGCGCTCGACCTGCTCAACCCTGAGCGTGAGGCAGGCAGCCGCCAGCGGGCAGAGGACGAGGCCAAGCGCAAGAGAGCGAGGCTTGAAGAGTGGTACGAGGCGGCTGCACGCGATGAGATCAGCCCTGCCGGTCTCGCCTCGATCGAACGGACGTTGCTCGCTGAGATCGAGGATGCCGAGCGTCGGGCGGAACACGTCGATGTGCCGCCCTTGCTGCGGGATCTGGTAGGCCCCGGCGTTGAGCAGAGATGGGAACGGCTGACGATTGGTCAGCAACGCGAGGTGGTGACGCTCCTGCTCGACCTTCGGGTGGGGAAGACGTACAAGGGCGCACGGACGCTCGACCCCCGCAGGTTGGACAACTCCCGATGGCGAGGCAGTAGCAAGACGTGGGGTGAAGGCGCGCTGTAG
- a CDS encoding type IV secretory system conjugative DNA transfer family protein, translating into MTELERTLRKLRRKHTVSRVAYRYVSGRPLSGKQGYPYRHRGPGRLAGWQRQAYRLGVPAAAGLALAFPDASLTAASGAALAAAWRGRQRLVRRRFHREYIAPTLAALAPAMGLQTGVRLHVDPSLGNLTPRLAKPLSPAEKAVRAWYGEHVEPIIRWLPERAQRAAWAVQRKAEPITSRLAVFRRPIDGDQGPRIELEADTPYLTKEQRQLVSSIVSSKIPVADLVETWHQVGPRVRAVWTVRKRPPARVGVDQVAAHLPRLAEWEFYIGQGAGDRPVTLSLRDDSPHIAVSAGTGAGKSVLAELIAVQVLNRGGRVVILDRKGSHRWALNLAGVDYCTRPAQMHDVLVRLAALADERNTLAMHEAEDWNPGPRVLVICEELNATIGQLVNFWAEARGKGDPKRSPAVSALADLLFMGRSAKVNVLAIAQMLTARAIGGPEARENFGIRCLARYTANNWKMLVPEAAMPRASRTLGRWQIVIGGQATETQAAYLTTAEARQLACPRSPETSQVNDLSSPAGDFLTLRQAVEAGVLPWSYEAAKKRLQRRVGEVPEARGKDGNADLFARRDLEVWSGSSS; encoded by the coding sequence GTGACCGAGCTGGAGCGGACTCTCCGCAAGCTGCGGCGCAAGCACACAGTTTCGCGGGTGGCCTACCGGTACGTCTCCGGTAGGCCGCTCAGCGGCAAGCAGGGTTACCCGTACCGCCACCGGGGACCGGGCCGGCTGGCCGGCTGGCAGCGTCAGGCGTACCGCCTCGGTGTGCCGGCCGCCGCCGGCCTGGCCCTGGCCTTCCCGGACGCCTCGCTCACTGCGGCCAGCGGCGCTGCTCTGGCTGCGGCGTGGCGTGGCCGGCAACGGCTGGTGCGTCGCCGGTTCCACCGGGAGTACATCGCCCCGACCCTGGCCGCTCTCGCCCCGGCGATGGGACTTCAGACCGGCGTGCGCCTGCACGTTGATCCGTCGTTGGGCAACCTCACGCCCCGGCTGGCCAAGCCGCTGAGCCCGGCGGAGAAGGCAGTACGCGCCTGGTACGGCGAGCACGTCGAGCCGATCATCCGGTGGCTTCCCGAGCGCGCACAGCGGGCAGCGTGGGCAGTGCAGCGCAAGGCAGAACCGATCACGTCCCGGCTGGCCGTGTTCCGCCGGCCGATCGACGGTGACCAGGGGCCGCGTATCGAACTGGAGGCGGACACCCCGTACCTGACCAAGGAGCAACGGCAGCTCGTCTCGTCCATCGTCAGCAGCAAGATCCCCGTCGCTGACCTGGTCGAGACCTGGCACCAGGTGGGCCCGCGCGTGCGTGCCGTCTGGACCGTGCGTAAGCGCCCGCCGGCCCGCGTCGGCGTCGACCAGGTCGCCGCCCACCTGCCCCGGCTCGCCGAGTGGGAGTTCTACATCGGCCAGGGAGCCGGCGACCGACCCGTCACGCTCTCACTGCGCGACGACTCCCCCCATATCGCCGTGTCAGCCGGAACGGGCGCAGGCAAGAGCGTGCTCGCCGAGCTGATCGCCGTGCAGGTACTCAACCGAGGCGGCCGAGTGGTCATCCTCGACCGCAAGGGCTCGCACCGCTGGGCCCTCAACCTGGCCGGCGTCGACTACTGCACCCGTCCGGCGCAGATGCATGACGTGCTCGTGCGCCTGGCCGCGCTCGCCGACGAGCGGAACACCCTGGCCATGCACGAGGCCGAAGATTGGAATCCCGGTCCCCGCGTGCTGGTCATCTGCGAGGAGTTGAACGCCACCATCGGACAGCTCGTTAACTTCTGGGCGGAGGCACGCGGCAAGGGTGACCCGAAGCGGTCGCCTGCCGTGTCGGCGCTGGCTGACCTGCTGTTCATGGGCCGAAGCGCCAAGGTCAACGTGCTGGCCATCGCGCAGATGCTCACCGCCCGCGCGATCGGCGGACCCGAAGCGCGGGAGAACTTCGGCATCCGCTGCCTCGCCCGCTACACCGCCAACAACTGGAAGATGCTCGTCCCCGAGGCGGCCATGCCGCGTGCCTCCCGCACCCTCGGCCGGTGGCAGATCGTCATCGGCGGACAAGCCACCGAGACACAGGCCGCCTACCTCACCACTGCCGAGGCCCGGCAGCTTGCATGTCCCCGGTCCCCGGAGACATCCCAGGTCAACGACCTATCAAGCCCTGCCGGGGACTTCCTGACGCTGCGCCAGGCGGTAGAGGCCGGAGTGCTGCCCTGGTCCTACGAAGCAGCCAAGAAGCGGCTACAGCGGCGCGTGGGCGAGGTACCCGAGGCGCGTGGCAAGGACGGAAACGCCGACCTATTCGCGAGGCGGGACTTGGAAGTCTGGTCTGGCAGCTCAAGCTGA
- a CDS encoding ABC transporter permease, whose amino-acid sequence MTTATAPSAYPRAVADLLPAVRDLADRLGEIPSRNRIMREFKVGAPKAQAARLALIAEPITLPDETEAEPTSDPWEYAEPAPVLPAAPVETTPVPLILPTAKVTEPSPLVEPGGHPPAPVEPAPVKAEAAPVRRLSAWPVVLIALPAFVAIWSGWVGLGGLTGFGVVHPLPGIANGFSINTAITLPIGVEVYAAYSLRAWLSGQVPPRARRFAKWSGIGSLIIGALGQVAYHLLVAAGITSAPWQITTAVACLPVAVLGMAAALAHLMHEGSDQ is encoded by the coding sequence ATGACCACCGCCACCGCTCCCAGCGCCTACCCGCGCGCCGTCGCGGATCTGCTCCCCGCCGTGCGGGACCTGGCCGACAGGCTCGGTGAGATCCCCTCGCGCAACCGGATCATGCGTGAGTTCAAGGTGGGTGCGCCCAAGGCTCAGGCCGCGCGCCTGGCTCTGATCGCCGAGCCCATCACCCTGCCCGACGAGACCGAGGCTGAGCCCACCTCGGACCCGTGGGAGTACGCCGAGCCCGCCCCGGTCCTGCCGGCAGCACCGGTCGAGACCACCCCGGTTCCGCTGATCCTGCCGACTGCCAAGGTCACCGAGCCGTCGCCGCTGGTCGAGCCGGGCGGACACCCGCCGGCCCCGGTCGAGCCTGCCCCGGTCAAGGCTGAGGCTGCGCCGGTCCGCCGGCTGTCCGCGTGGCCCGTGGTGCTGATCGCGTTGCCCGCGTTCGTGGCTATCTGGTCCGGGTGGGTCGGACTCGGCGGACTCACCGGGTTCGGCGTGGTGCACCCGCTGCCCGGGATCGCGAACGGGTTCAGCATCAACACCGCTATCACCCTGCCGATCGGGGTGGAGGTCTACGCCGCGTACTCGCTGCGAGCCTGGCTCTCCGGCCAGGTCCCGCCCCGGGCTCGCCGGTTCGCCAAGTGGTCCGGCATCGGGTCGCTGATCATCGGCGCGCTCGGCCAGGTGGCCTATCACCTCCTGGTCGCCGCCGGCATCACCTCCGCTCCGTGGCAGATCACTACCGCCGTTGCCTGCCTGCCGGTGGCGGTGCTCGGGATGGCCGCCGCGCTGGCACACCTGATGCACGAGGGGAGCGACCAGTGA
- a CDS encoding helix-turn-helix domain-containing protein encodes MKQALLATKDLGKNERAVAIAIAAHANNEGNAWPSVATLADYAGCSERTVQRALAKLVQLGRLVVTKVAGIATRVYRLVTGRGVTNNGPGVTNQPEGVTNQPAGGDSQGDARSVEDQGKLKTRASARDWRRFLPKNKNTNPATNGYPYPERKGAALPMTAGGDRCHKPGHVGQPAGGCIPCRSEALAGDR; translated from the coding sequence GTGAAGCAGGCCCTGCTTGCGACGAAGGATCTCGGCAAGAACGAGCGTGCCGTGGCTATCGCCATCGCTGCTCACGCCAACAACGAGGGCAACGCTTGGCCGTCTGTGGCCACCCTCGCCGACTACGCCGGCTGCTCTGAGCGGACCGTACAGCGGGCGCTGGCCAAGCTGGTGCAGCTCGGTCGCCTGGTCGTCACCAAGGTTGCCGGCATCGCCACCCGCGTCTACCGACTGGTCACCGGCCGGGGGGTGACGAACAACGGTCCGGGGGTGACGAATCAGCCGGAGGGGGTGACGAATCAGCCCGCCGGGGGTGACAGCCAGGGTGACGCCCGAAGTGTTGAAGACCAAGGGAAGTTGAAGACGCGCGCAAGCGCGCGTGACTGGCGTCGATTCCTTCCCAAGAACAAGAACACCAACCCCGCCACCAACGGCTACCCGTACCCGGAGCGCAAGGGCGCTGCCCTGCCGATGACTGCCGGGGGCGACCGGTGCCACAAGCCGGGGCACGTTGGCCAGCCTGCCGGCGGGTGCATCCCCTGCCGCTCTGAGGCACTGGCGGGTGACCGATGA
- the holA gene encoding DNA polymerase III subunit delta translates to MGDVTPADLPPIVLVLGDEELLATRAVTEAVARAREVDPDVDVRECQAGTLTVGEIAEMLSPSLFGGRRVLVLRSGQDARKDLVAALLAYAKNPDPDVQLVVLHLGGAKGKAFADGLRAAGATVVPAVKLKGDRERAAFVRDEIRRIGGKCTPDAADALVAAVGNDMRELAAACSQLVADTDGRIGADTVARYYRGRAEVTGFTVADATMVGDVPGALEALRWALHVGVDPVPIADALADGVRTVARVAAAGRGSAFQLAKTLGMPAWKIEKAQVRARGWTPEGLVEAMRVAAECNAAVKGGADDRAYALERAVFAVAAARQGGAR, encoded by the coding sequence ATGGGCGACGTGACCCCCGCCGACCTGCCTCCTATTGTGCTCGTCCTCGGCGACGAGGAGCTGCTCGCCACGCGAGCGGTCACCGAAGCCGTCGCCCGGGCCCGCGAGGTGGACCCCGACGTGGACGTGCGGGAATGCCAGGCCGGCACGCTCACCGTCGGCGAGATCGCCGAGATGCTCAGCCCGTCGCTGTTCGGCGGTCGCCGGGTGCTCGTGCTCCGCTCCGGTCAGGACGCCCGGAAGGACCTCGTCGCAGCGCTGCTGGCGTACGCGAAGAATCCCGACCCGGACGTGCAGCTGGTGGTGCTGCACCTGGGCGGGGCCAAGGGCAAGGCGTTCGCCGACGGCCTGCGGGCGGCGGGCGCCACTGTGGTGCCGGCCGTGAAGCTCAAGGGCGACCGGGAGCGGGCCGCCTTCGTGCGGGACGAGATCCGTCGCATCGGCGGCAAGTGCACGCCTGACGCGGCGGACGCCCTGGTCGCCGCCGTCGGGAACGACATGCGTGAGCTGGCCGCCGCCTGCTCGCAGCTGGTCGCCGACACCGACGGCCGGATCGGCGCGGACACGGTCGCCCGGTACTACCGGGGACGGGCCGAGGTCACCGGATTCACCGTCGCCGACGCGACGATGGTCGGTGACGTACCCGGGGCGCTGGAGGCGCTGCGGTGGGCGCTGCACGTCGGCGTCGACCCGGTGCCGATCGCGGACGCGCTGGCAGACGGCGTACGGACCGTCGCCCGGGTCGCCGCCGCCGGCCGGGGCAGCGCGTTCCAGCTGGCCAAGACGCTCGGCATGCCGGCCTGGAAGATCGAGAAGGCTCAGGTACGCGCCCGGGGCTGGACGCCGGAAGGCCTCGTCGAGGCGATGCGGGTGGCAGCCGAGTGCAACGCGGCGGTCAAGGGCGGCGCCGACGACCGGGCGTACGCGCTGGAGCGAGCCGTGTTCGCGGTGGCGGCGGCCCGGCAGGGCGGCGCCCGGTGA
- the rpsT gene encoding 30S ribosomal protein S20: MANIKSQIKRNRQNEKRRLRNKSVKSSLKTAIRKFHEAAEAGDTEKATVLMREATRKLDKAASKGVIHSNQAANRKSAIAKRVASFSA; the protein is encoded by the coding sequence GTGGCGAACATCAAGTCCCAGATCAAGCGCAACCGGCAGAACGAGAAGCGCCGGCTGCGTAACAAGTCGGTCAAGTCGTCGCTGAAGACCGCCATCCGGAAGTTCCACGAGGCTGCCGAGGCGGGCGACACCGAGAAGGCCACCGTGCTCATGCGTGAGGCCACCCGCAAGCTGGACAAGGCTGCCAGCAAGGGTGTCATCCACTCGAACCAGGCGGCCAACCGGAAGTCGGCGATCGCCAAGCGCGTCGCCTCGTTCTCTGCCTGA
- a CDS encoding phosphotransferase: MGGSLAEPTDAPDRRAPPVRQHGAVRAISLPPVPYGSTAVRPGWADLPAGLRGALAARIGGEPAAVRVTGGGFTSGFAAVLTGPTGERVFVKAAALHGQRHLVDWYAHEAAILARLPVGLPVPRPRWALTESGWYALALDAINGHTPALPWAPAELDAALATYAEVAAALAGPPAELAALRLPRLADLARDDILWWGEVAAGREPPPEQAAGAPLAELVALESRLPGYADAAPGLAHGDLRVDNLLIDPDGRAWLCDWPWLCHGPAWFDLAGLLLTAYASGLDADAAFAGHPAAAGAPADALDVTLAALAGYFLTGAAAGPSNASPHLRAHQRWSGEQALGWLAERQGWSWARRPRPS; this comes from the coding sequence ATGGGGGGCAGTCTGGCAGAGCCCACCGACGCGCCGGACCGTCGCGCGCCGCCGGTGCGGCAGCATGGTGCGGTGCGCGCGATCTCCCTACCGCCCGTTCCGTACGGGTCGACAGCGGTCCGGCCCGGCTGGGCCGACCTGCCGGCCGGGCTGCGCGGCGCGCTGGCCGCCCGGATCGGCGGCGAACCGGCGGCGGTACGGGTGACGGGCGGGGGATTCACCAGCGGCTTCGCCGCCGTGCTGACCGGCCCCACCGGGGAACGCGTCTTCGTGAAGGCGGCGGCGCTGCACGGACAACGGCACCTGGTCGACTGGTACGCCCACGAGGCGGCGATCCTGGCCCGGCTCCCGGTCGGGCTGCCGGTGCCCCGGCCACGCTGGGCGCTCACCGAGTCCGGCTGGTACGCGCTCGCCCTCGACGCGATCAACGGGCACACCCCCGCGCTGCCCTGGGCGCCGGCCGAGCTGGACGCCGCCCTCGCCACGTACGCCGAGGTGGCCGCCGCGCTCGCCGGCCCGCCCGCGGAGCTGGCCGCGCTCCGGCTCCCCCGCCTCGCGGACCTGGCCCGCGACGACATCCTCTGGTGGGGCGAGGTGGCCGCCGGGCGCGAGCCGCCGCCCGAGCAGGCCGCCGGTGCCCCGCTGGCCGAGTTGGTCGCGCTGGAGTCGCGCCTGCCCGGGTACGCCGACGCGGCCCCCGGGCTGGCCCACGGCGACCTGCGGGTGGACAACCTCCTGATCGACCCCGACGGCCGCGCCTGGCTGTGCGACTGGCCCTGGCTCTGCCACGGGCCGGCCTGGTTCGACCTGGCCGGGCTGCTGCTCACCGCGTACGCCAGCGGCCTGGACGCGGACGCCGCATTCGCGGGTCACCCGGCGGCAGCCGGGGCGCCCGCCGACGCGCTGGACGTGACGCTCGCCGCGCTGGCCGGGTACTTCCTGACCGGCGCCGCGGCCGGACCGTCGAACGCCTCCCCCCATCTGCGCGCCCACCAGCGGTGGAGCGGGGAGCAGGCGCTCGGGTGGCTGGCCGAGCGGCAGGGCTGGTCCTGGGCACGCCGCCCGCGCCCCTCGTGA
- a CDS encoding DUF4240 domain-containing protein gives MRTDEFWQLIDDARAGAGGEPDAVAARAVALLAERDPEEIVGYAHHQRRVLAASYKVDLWGAAYLINGGASDDGFEYFRGWLMTQGRAVFARAVGDPDALAELPQVRAAALSGEEFECEQMLAVPWDAYRKATASDLPAERDPVPVPDLNDFWDFDDEEEARRRLPRLAALFVEPPME, from the coding sequence ATGAGGACCGACGAGTTCTGGCAGTTGATCGACGACGCCCGCGCCGGTGCCGGGGGAGAGCCCGACGCGGTGGCGGCCCGGGCGGTCGCGCTGCTGGCCGAGCGCGACCCGGAGGAGATCGTCGGCTACGCCCACCACCAGCGGCGGGTGCTCGCCGCCTCCTACAAGGTCGACCTCTGGGGCGCGGCGTACCTGATCAACGGGGGTGCCTCGGACGACGGCTTCGAGTACTTCCGGGGCTGGCTGATGACTCAGGGCCGGGCGGTGTTCGCCCGGGCGGTCGGCGATCCGGACGCGCTTGCCGAGCTGCCGCAGGTCCGGGCCGCGGCGCTCAGCGGCGAGGAGTTCGAGTGCGAGCAGATGCTCGCGGTGCCGTGGGACGCGTACCGGAAGGCCACCGCGTCCGACCTGCCGGCCGAGCGTGACCCGGTGCCGGTGCCCGACCTGAACGACTTCTGGGACTTCGACGACGAGGAGGAGGCCCGCCGCCGGTTGCCGAGGCTGGCCGCCCTCTTCGTCGAGCCACCCATGGAATAG
- the lepA gene encoding translation elongation factor 4, producing the protein MPPTLDPGANAPGATDPARIRNFCIIAHIDHGKSTLADRMLQLTGVVDPRQMRAQYLDRMDIERERGITIKSQAVRMPWTIREGDRAGESAVLNMIDTPGHVDFTYEVSRSLAACEGAILLVDAAQGIEAQTLANLYLALENDLHIIPVLNKIDLPAAQPEKYAEELAHLIGGDPADCIKVSGKTGEGVPYLLDEIVRQFVPPVGEAESPARAMIFDSVYDVYRGVVTYVRVIDGRISARDRIKMMSTGAVHELLEIGVISPEMVKADALGVGEVGYLITGVKDVRQSRVGDTVTINNNPAKEALGGYKDPKPMVYSGLYPIDGSDYPNLREALDKLKLNDAALVYEPETSGALGFGFRCGFLGLLHLEIIRERLEREFNLDLISTAPNVVYRAIQEDGEEIVVTNPSEYPTGKIAEVYEPTVRATVLTPNDYVGAVMELCQGRRGSLLGMDYLSADRVELRYTLPLAEIIFDFFDQLKSRTKGYASLDYEPSGEQASDLVKVDILLHGEPVDAFSAIVHKDKAYTYGTTIAAKLRTLIPRQQFEVPIQAAIGSRVIARETIRAIRKDVLAKCYGGDISRKRKLLEKQKEGKKRMKMVGRVEVPQEAFIAALSSDSGDGKPAGKK; encoded by the coding sequence GTGCCACCGACGCTCGATCCCGGCGCGAACGCTCCTGGTGCCACCGACCCGGCGCGCATCCGGAACTTCTGCATCATCGCCCACATCGACCACGGGAAGTCGACCCTGGCCGACCGGATGTTGCAGCTCACCGGTGTGGTCGACCCGCGGCAGATGCGCGCGCAGTACCTGGACCGGATGGACATCGAGCGCGAGCGCGGCATCACCATCAAGAGCCAGGCCGTGCGGATGCCGTGGACGATCCGCGAGGGCGACCGGGCCGGTGAGAGCGCCGTGCTCAACATGATCGACACCCCGGGCCACGTGGACTTCACCTACGAGGTGTCCCGTTCGCTGGCCGCCTGTGAGGGTGCGATCCTGCTCGTCGACGCCGCGCAGGGCATCGAGGCGCAGACGCTCGCCAACCTCTACCTGGCGCTCGAGAACGACCTGCACATCATCCCGGTGCTCAACAAGATCGACCTGCCGGCCGCCCAGCCGGAGAAGTACGCCGAGGAACTGGCGCACCTGATCGGCGGCGACCCGGCGGACTGCATCAAGGTCTCGGGCAAGACCGGCGAGGGCGTGCCCTATCTCCTGGACGAGATCGTCCGGCAGTTCGTGCCGCCGGTGGGCGAGGCCGAGTCGCCGGCCCGCGCGATGATCTTCGACTCGGTGTACGACGTGTACCGGGGCGTGGTCACGTACGTCCGGGTGATCGACGGGCGGATCTCCGCCCGGGACCGGATCAAGATGATGTCCACCGGCGCCGTCCACGAGCTGCTGGAGATCGGCGTCATCTCGCCGGAGATGGTGAAGGCCGACGCGCTCGGTGTCGGCGAGGTGGGCTACCTGATCACCGGCGTGAAGGACGTGCGCCAGTCCCGGGTCGGTGACACGGTCACCATCAACAACAACCCGGCCAAGGAGGCGCTCGGCGGTTACAAGGACCCGAAGCCGATGGTCTACTCGGGGCTCTACCCGATCGACGGCTCGGACTACCCGAACCTGCGTGAGGCGCTGGACAAGCTCAAGCTCAACGACGCCGCGCTGGTGTACGAGCCGGAGACCTCCGGCGCGCTGGGCTTCGGCTTCCGCTGCGGCTTCCTCGGCCTGCTGCACCTGGAGATCATCCGGGAGCGGCTGGAGCGGGAGTTCAACCTCGACCTGATCTCCACCGCGCCGAACGTGGTCTACCGGGCCATCCAGGAGGACGGCGAGGAGATCGTGGTCACCAACCCGAGCGAGTACCCGACCGGCAAGATCGCCGAGGTGTACGAGCCGACGGTGCGGGCCACCGTGCTGACCCCGAACGACTACGTCGGCGCGGTGATGGAGCTGTGCCAGGGCCGCCGGGGCAGCCTGCTCGGCATGGACTACCTCTCCGCCGACCGGGTGGAGCTGCGCTACACGCTCCCGCTGGCCGAGATCATCTTCGACTTCTTCGACCAGCTCAAGAGCCGCACCAAGGGTTACGCCTCGCTCGACTACGAGCCCTCCGGTGAGCAGGCGTCCGACCTGGTGAAGGTCGACATCCTGCTGCATGGTGAGCCGGTCGACGCGTTCAGCGCGATCGTGCACAAGGACAAGGCTTACACGTACGGCACGACGATCGCGGCGAAGCTGCGCACGCTGATCCCGCGCCAGCAGTTCGAGGTGCCGATCCAGGCGGCCATCGGCAGCCGGGTGATCGCCCGGGAGACCATCCGCGCGATCCGCAAGGACGTGCTCGCCAAGTGCTACGGCGGTGACATCAGCCGGAAGCGCAAGCTGCTGGAGAAGCAGAAGGAGGGCAAGAAGCGGATGAAGATGGTGGGCCGGGTGGAGGTCCCCCAGGAGGCGTTCATCGCGGCGCTCTCGTCCGACTCCGGCGACGGCAAGCCCGCCGGCAAGAAGTAG
- a CDS encoding GlsB/YeaQ/YmgE family stress response membrane protein produces MEFTVWGIITALVVGLIVGALGRLVVPGRQNMPMWLHMVIGVGAALLGTVLARALGIATQTAGIDWAELAVQVVLAAIGVALVAGVGRRRSVSRY; encoded by the coding sequence GTGGAGTTCACCGTCTGGGGCATCATCACCGCGCTCGTCGTGGGTCTGATCGTCGGCGCGCTGGGCCGGCTGGTCGTGCCGGGCCGGCAGAACATGCCGATGTGGCTGCACATGGTGATCGGTGTCGGCGCGGCGCTGCTGGGCACCGTTCTGGCCCGTGCGCTCGGCATCGCCACGCAGACCGCCGGCATCGACTGGGCCGAGCTGGCCGTGCAGGTCGTGCTCGCCGCCATCGGTGTGGCCCTGGTGGCCGGCGTCGGCCGCCGCCGCAGCGTCTCGCGTTACTGA